A genomic segment from Fusarium fujikuroi IMI 58289 draft genome, chromosome FFUJ_chr04 encodes:
- a CDS encoding probable Modin, with the protein MAEADPEVVVAIVALLVSLVALAATFMQVMQQYYASAAGYAQCNEKVMGKWALTKTRRFSWDELRFEVEFEAPVIFVSPPDNQHGPIRGAEIYFLDGSPESLENTWSELDINPREEYANKTKRERIHTADNERASWTLLLSAVQRMEHESEKWQKSQYEGMHKQVGPPNAQSQHHDLPTNPPSLYDAHTMTVALQRKRKSWDTMPATVLRPYATTTMCHLIEMLAALGIYWKEFDRKRERYRAEGNGFMVIGEKVTDLGLMFTFSIYGRSRFEANRVIPVDQVKELCFGYVSTIYSVLLDQRRLRFPEDDPENLAFLQLATREEISQTLIRIGCNNNAVRAFQDAGKHTSHLFPVSFEILGMLSRTFHIKNSMFTHIPNPTSDRWDKQSVSLVKVMEAYEDLVPISLPGARRNPVIIEKIKKHVDQILAYNKDESVTEKMCTLKALHEAIDDCDQILTAKEPSGTVTPFAEQLGIKIHESEVQKKRREMVQDVLRSHIQEVLRLLNDGEDRSSDTQSLHAEWSPATPHTRQDGQQPRVAPIGFEDMHEASPDERQHKFLEVYFHVIREKVIPRAARSTDRRTSLVGAPAGYGFRRAGTGRTQASSMRGIERASSPPPPMPAPRLQTSVENIPLGPMANGRPSMSSRPGSAVSEAYSLASEQPRPRLEAALYEQEVSHDDVWCTLIFRMICWLMLHDFNKLDVQLSKSELLGSRMPVYIS; encoded by the exons ATGGCTGAAGCGGACCCCGAAGTCGTGGTGGCCATCGTGGCTCTCCTCGTGTCTTTGGTTGCTCTGGCAGCTACCTTTATGCAGGTCATGCAACAATACTATGCCTCTGCCGCAGGATACGCTCAATGCAACGAGAAGGTCATGGGAAAATGGGCACTCACAAAAACTCGTCGCTTCTCCTGGGACGAGCTCCGTTTCGAGGTCGAGTTTGAGGCCCCTGTGATCTTCGTCTCGCCCCCAGACAACCAACATGGCCCAATTCGTGGAGCAGAGATATACTTTCTAGACGGAAGTCCTGAGAGTCTCGAAAATACGTGGTCTGAGCTGGACATAAATCCAAGAGAGGAATATGCCAACAAGACGAAACGAGAGCGTATCCATACTGCTGATAATGAGCGAGCTTCGTGGACACTGCTTCTCAGCGCTGTGCAGCGAATGGAGCATGAATCGGAAAAGTGGCAGAAGAGCCAATATGAGGGCATGCATAAACAAGTTGGGCCTCCCAATGCGCAGTCACAGCACCACGATCTTCCCACCAACCCTCCCAGTCTATATGATGCACATACCATGACAGTAGCTCTTCAACGGAAACGTAAGAGCTGGGATACAATGCCTGCGACTGTTCTACGCCCCTACGCGACGACCACGATGTGCCATCTTATCGAGATGTTGGCGGCTTTGGGAATCTACTGGAAAGAATTCGACCGCAAGCGTGAGCGTTATCGTGCCGAAGGCAATGGTTTTATGGTTATTGGCGAAAAGGTCACTGATCTCGGCTTAATGTTTACCTTCAGTATTTACGGGAGGAGTCGCTTCGAAGCAAACCGAGTGATTCCTGTTGACCAGGTGAAGGAGCTTTGTTTTGGCTATGTGTCGACTATTTACAGCGTGCTTTTGGATCAGCGACGCCTCCGGTTTCCTGAAGACGATCCAGAGAACTTGGCATTCCTTCAACTGGCAACTCGTGAGGAGATTTCTCAGACCCTCATCCGAATTGGTTGTAACAACAATGCTGTCCGTGCTTTCCAAGACGCTGGGAAGCATACATCACATCTGTTTCCTG TCTCCTTCGAAATCCTCGGTATGCTGAGTCGTACTTTTCACATCAAGAACAGCATGTTTACCCATATTCCCAACCCGACATCAGATCGTTGGGATAAGCAGTCGGTGTCATTAGTCAAAGTGATGGAAGCTTATGAGGACCTTGTTCCCATTTCACTGCCCGGAGCCCGTCGAAACCCCGTAATTATCGAGAAGATTAAGAAGCACGTCGACCAAATTTTGGCCTACAACAAGGACGAAAGCGTAACCGAGAAGATGTGCACCCTCAAGGCACTCCACGAAGCCATCGACGACTGCGATCAAATCTTGACAGCCAAGGAACCCAGCGGCACTGTTACCCCTTTCGCAGAGCAGTTGGGCATCAAGATTCATGAGTCCGAGGTACAGAAGAAGCGACGGGAAATGGTCCAAGATGTTTTACGATCACACATCCAAGAAGTTCTACGTCTACTCAATGACGGGGAAGACCGTTCATCTGATACACAATCTCTACACGCTGAATGGAGCCCGGCTACACCACACACACGACAGGATGGACAACAGCCTAGAGTTGCGCCCATTGGATTCGAGGACATGCACGAAGCCAGTCCTGATGAGCGGCAGCACAAGTTTTTGGAAGTTTACTTTCACGTTATTCGTGAGAAGGTCATCCCTCGTGCTGCCCGTTCAACAGATCGCAGAACAAGCCTTGTTGGAGCTCCTGCAGGGTATGGTTTCCGTCGCGCAGGCACTGGTCGTACCCAAGCATCCAGCATGCGTGGCATTGAACGAGCGTCCTCGCCGCCTCCCCCAATGCCAGCCCCTCGTCTGCAAACCAGCGTGGAGAACATTCCTCTCGGTCCTATGGCCAACGGTCGTCCCTCCATGTCTAGCAGACCTGGCAGTGCTGTGAGTGAAGCGTATTCGTTAGCAAGCGAGCAACCCAGACCCAGACTAGAGGCCGCTTTGTATGAACAGGAGGTCTcgcatgatgatgtttggtGTACGCTGATTTTCCGCATGATATGCTGGCTAATGTTACACGACTTTAACAAGTTGGATGTGCAGTTGAGTAAAAGTGAGCTATTGGGAAGTCGTATGCCAGTTTACATATCATGA
- a CDS encoding related to protein carrier KAP123, translating into MDKGKLAQLLEGSQVPNTEQVKAVTAELQKNFYTQPESLLALVEISLTHGDAGVRQLASVQALRLIPKFWEKTAQDQRQLARNHLLEGVLKESSAGVRHSLARLIAGIVSADMENGEGEEFLQHLLPLTNNDNVVAREVGSFLLYAILEEDPTHFADHTHELLKLFQARIEDPQSKEVRINIVRAIGAILMIVEPEEDPESLKAIQNFVPSLVNILKASVEAEDEESYKIVFEVFHSFIAYDSSLLALHLRDLLAFMIELGGNVNAEEDARSQALAFLIQCVRYRRMKIQGMKDMAAELMVKAMHIVTELDADDDEEDISPARTAISLIDTLSNELPPRQAIVPLLEQFPHFATNNDPKFRMAAMLALGNAAEGAPDFISTQLQPLLPTIISLLEDSETQVRHASLVGLIHLAEEMADEMSSHHEQIIASVLKNLEAASQGPSDKKNVSIIRCACGALDTFGDGIDTKIMAQYGPNLIGPMVRLLDHEDFGVKAAAASAIGAIASSMEKGFEPYFKDVMSSLGKFVSIKEGEESLDLRSSTCDSLGRIAMAVGSESFQPYVMDLMSASEEALSLDNPRLKETSFILWSNLSKVYHEQFDHFLPGVFKGLFSSLELEEEEIELPGVDASQLGDGAIVVGGKRVKVKAPETQDDITIATGGDEDWDDIEDLEDLGAVTAVALEQEIALDVLGDVISNSCNSSNLETYVEQTIEKVSPFTEHTYEGCRKTAISTLWRTYARVFQVWEEGAGVKWEAGLPPKHTPPTSLISMGQALEKATMTIWSDDSERSVVTDINRNVAATLKACGPALLASKDGLLQEMVSVVGLIITRSHPCQQDLGDEEEEQDVDAGSSEYDWLVIDTALDVVVGLAAALGNNFGELWKIFEKPILRLASSSEDLHRSTAVGTIAEITKYTGEAITPFTESLGQALVRRLTDPDPLAKSNAAYAIGLVVLNSADTGKTFPMYPLLWEKLEPLLTVNEMRMTDNVAGAVSRLMTKNPNNEFVAQALPAVVNVLPLQEDYEENAPIYDNIFKLYQQSNPTVEQLTPQLINVFEKVLSPPEEQLESETREILQHTVQNLYKAKPDLLANNPGLLKLAGIQ; encoded by the exons ATGGATAAGGGGAAGCTTGCTCAGCTCCTTGAAGGGAGCCAAGTCC CCAACACAGAGCAGGTCAAGGCCGTTACCGCCGAGCTCCAGAAGAACTTCTACACACAACCCGAGTCGCTGCTCGCCCTCGTCGAGATTTCCCTCACACATGGAGACGCCGGTGTTCGACAGCTCGCCTCGGTCCAGGCTCTCCGTCTGATCCCCAAGTTCTGGGAGAAGACCGCCCAGGACCAGCGACAGCTCGCCCGAAACCACCTTCTTGAGGGTGTCCTCAAGGAGTCCTCTGCTGGTGTCCGCCACTCCCTCGCCCGTCTGATCGCCGGCATTGTCAGCGCTGATATGGAGAACGGTGAGGGCGAGGAGTTCCTCCAGCACCTCCTTCctctcaccaacaacgaTAATGTTGTTGCCCGTGAGGTCGGTTCATTTCTCCTCTACGCTATCCTCGAGGAGGACCCTACTCACTTCGCCGACCACACacatgagcttctcaagctcttccaggcTCGCATTGAGGACCCCCAGAGCAAGGAGGTTCGCATCAACATCGTCCGTGCCATTGGTGCTATCCTCATGATCGTCGAGCCCGAGGAGGACCCCGAGTCTCTTAAGGCCATACAGAACTTTGTTCCTAGCCtggtcaacatcctcaaggCTAGCGtcgaggctgaggatgaggagagctATAAGATCGTTTTCGAGGTCTTCCACTCTTTCATTGCTTACGACTCTTCCCTCCTTGCCCTCCACCTCCGTGACCTCCTTGCCTTCATgattgagcttggtggtAACGTCAACGCCGAGGAGGACGCCCGATCTCAGGCTCTTGCTTTCCTCATCCAGTGTGTCCGCTACCGACGCATGAAGATTCAAGGCATGAAGGACATGGCCGCTGAGCTCATGGTCAAGGCCATGCACATTGTTACCGAGCTCGAcgccgatgacgacgaggaggacaTTTCTCCTGCCCGTACCGCTATTAGCCTCATCGATACCTTGTCCAACGAGCTCCCTCCTCGACAGGCTATTGTTCCTCTCCTCGAGCAATTCCCCCACTTCGCTACCAACAACGATCCCAAGTTCCGTATGGCGGCTATGCTCGCTCTCGGTAACGCTGCTGAGGGTGCTCCCGACTTCATCTCCACTCAActccagcctcttctccctACCATCATCTCTCTCCTCGAGGATTCTGAGACTCAGGTCCGACATGCCTCTCTTGTTGGTCTGATCCACCTCGCTGAGGAGATGGCCGACGAGATGTCTTCTCACCACGAGCAGATCATCGCTTCCGTcctcaagaatctcgaggCTGCCTCTCAGGGTCCCTCCGACAAGAAGAATGTTAGCATCATTCGCTGCGCTTGCGGTGCCCTTGATACCTTTGGTGACGGCATTGACACCAAGATCATGGCCCAGTATGGTCCCAACCTAATTGGTCCCATGGTCCGTCTTCTCGACCACGAGGACTTTGGTGTCAAGGCTGCGGCTGCTTCTGCTATCGGTGCTATCGCTTCTTCCATGGAGAAGGGTTTCGAGCCTTATTTCAAGGATGTGATGTCTTCTCTTGGCAAGTTCGTCTCTATcaaggagggtgaggagTCTCTCGACCTCCGAAGTTCCACCTGTGACAGCTTGGGCCGCATCGCCATGGCCGTCGGTTCTGAGTCTTTCCAACCCTATGTCATGGATCTCATGTCGGCTAGCGAGGAGgctctcagccttgacaaCCCCCGCCTCAAGGAGACCAGTTTCATCCTGTGGTCCAACTTGTCCAAGGTCTACCACGAGCAGTTCGACCACTTCCTTCCCGGTGTTTTCAAGggtctcttctcttctctcgagctcgaggaggaggagatcgagCTTCCCGGCGTTGACGCTAGCCAACTTGGTGACGGTGCTATCGTCGTTGGTGGCAAGcgtgtcaaggtcaaggctcCCGAGACTCAGGACGATATCACCATCGCCACTGGCGGTGACGAGGACTGGGATGATATTGAGGACCTCGAGGATCTTGGTGCTGTGACTGCTGTCGCTCTTGAGCAAGAAATTGCTCTTGACGTCCTTGGCGATGTCATCTCCAACTCTTGCAACAGCTCCAACCTCGAGACCTACGTCGAGCAGACTATCGAGAAGGTTTCTCCCTTTACCGAGCACACATACGAGGGATGCCGAAAGACCGCCATCTCCACCCTCTGGCGCACCTACGCCCGTGTCTTCCAGGTCTGGGAGGAGGGCGCTGGTGTCAAGTGGGAGGCTGGTCTTCCTCCTAAGCACACTCCCCCTACCTCGCTCATCAGCATGGGCCAGGCTCTTGAGAAGGCCACTATGACCATCTGGTCTGACGACAGCGAACG TTCCGTCGTTACCGACATCAACCGCAACGTCGCTGCCACCCTCAAGGCTTGCGGTCCtgctcttcttgcttccaagGATGGTCTCCTCCAGGAGATGGTCTCGGTCGTTGGTCTTATCATTACCCGATCTCACCCTTGCCAGCAAGATCTTggtgacgaggaggaggaacaagACGTCGATGCCGGTTCGTCCGAGTACGACTGGCTCGTCATCGACACTGCCCTTGACGTCGTGGTCggccttgctgctgctctcggCAACAATTTCGGTGAGCTCTGGAAGATCTTCGAGAAGCCTATCCTCCGACTTGCCAGCTCCAGCGAGGACCTTCACCGATCCACCGCTGTTGGCACCATCGCTGAGATTACCAAGTACACTGGTGAGGCCATCACTCCCTTCACTGAGTCTCTTGGCCAAGCTCTGGTCCGCCGCCTCACAGACCCTGACCCTCTGGCCAAGTCTAACGCTGCCTACGCCATTGGTCTTGTTGTCCTCAACTCTGCCGACACTGGCAAGACTTTCCCCATGTACCCTCTTCTTTGGGAGAAGCTTGAGCCTCTCCTGACTGTTAACGAGATGCGCATGACCGACAATGTTGCTGGTGCAGTTTCTCGTCTGATGACCAAGAACCCCAACAACGAATTTGTTGCTCAGGCTCTTCCCGCTGTTGTCAATGTCCTTCCCCTCCAGGAGGACTACGAGGAGAATGCTCCTATCTAcgacaacatcttcaagctgtACCAACAGTCCAACCCCACTGTTGAGCAGCTTACTCCCCAACTTATCAACGTGTTTGAGAAGGTCCTCAGCCCCCCTGAGGAGCAGCTTGAGTCTGAGACTCGGGAGATTCTCCAGCACACCGTCCAGAACCTGTACAAGGCTAAGCCTGACCTCCTGGCCAACAACCCTGGCCTGCTCAAGCTTGCTGGTATTCAGTAA